A window from Sinanaerobacter sp. ZZT-01 encodes these proteins:
- a CDS encoding response regulator transcription factor, with protein MANILVIDDDTAICKLIETALTRDGHVVITKNSATEVAVNDFKKIDLILLDIMMPGLDGITFCKEYRSMIDCPILFLTAKTMEQDVIDGLSVGGDDYIKKPFHISELRARVDAHIRREHRDRHQSLILNDCVFDLSEKTVSVKDKLISLTKSEYEICELLARNKGQIFSLENILEKIFGFHSESDISSIRVHIKNIRSKFSEVMDCPIETVWGVGYKWK; from the coding sequence ATGGCGAATATTCTTGTTATTGATGATGATACTGCAATTTGTAAATTAATTGAAACCGCACTCACAAGAGATGGACATGTGGTTATAACAAAGAATTCTGCGACGGAAGTTGCAGTAAATGACTTTAAAAAGATTGATTTAATTCTCTTGGATATTATGATGCCGGGGCTTGATGGCATAACCTTTTGTAAGGAATACAGAAGTATGATTGATTGTCCCATTTTATTTTTAACAGCAAAAACAATGGAACAAGATGTTATCGATGGGTTATCTGTGGGCGGCGATGATTATATCAAAAAACCTTTTCACATATCAGAACTCAGAGCCAGAGTCGATGCACATATACGCAGAGAACATCGGGACAGACACCAAAGTTTGATTTTGAATGATTGCGTTTTTGATCTATCAGAAAAAACGGTATCCGTTAAAGACAAGTTGATAAGCTTAACTAAAAGTGAATATGAAATTTGCGAACTATTGGCAAGAAATAAAGGCCAGATTTTTTCGCTTGAAAATATATTGGAGAAAATATTTGGCTTTCATTCTGAAAGTGATATTTCCTCCATCCGTGTACACATAAAAAACATTCGGAGTAAATTTAGTGAAGTCATGGATTGCCCCATTGAAACGGTCTGGGGGGTGGGCTATAAATGGAAATAA
- a CDS encoding lantibiotic immunity ABC transporter MutG family permease subunit: protein MSFYSSLKSDLYKFRHSPLLLIHFIVPVIGIVLFVWYYSFSPWSELDKLLAYIQILSVTFPVLIGIITSILAESEQKAGAFQMLLSTATPKYVPHITKLIWLIIFGFCSSLLALVGFGIGFSLLGFTAFNIFFYIKTALLLSISVIPLYFLHYIMSFFIGGKGYSLGLGIIGSLLSALLLTGLGDGIWTFLPWGICGRFSEMLLLSSSRNIDFLQSDGMIQSMIFILIFIFLFLIALIFLSNKWEVKKSED, encoded by the coding sequence ATGTCTTTTTATAGTAGCTTAAAATCTGATTTATATAAATTCCGTCATTCTCCCCTATTGCTGATTCATTTCATTGTACCTGTGATCGGAATTGTTCTGTTTGTATGGTATTATTCCTTTTCACCTTGGAGTGAATTGGATAAACTGTTAGCATATATTCAAATACTATCTGTCACCTTTCCTGTTTTAATTGGAATCATCACTTCAATTTTGGCTGAATCGGAACAAAAGGCAGGAGCTTTCCAAATGCTTTTATCCACTGCAACACCAAAATATGTACCTCATATCACGAAACTGATATGGCTTATTATATTTGGCTTTTGTTCATCTCTGCTTGCGTTAGTTGGTTTTGGGATTGGTTTTAGCCTATTGGGGTTCACAGCTTTTAATATCTTTTTTTATATAAAAACTGCATTGCTCTTATCCATTAGCGTGATCCCTTTATATTTCCTGCATTACATCATGAGCTTTTTTATTGGCGGCAAAGGCTACAGCTTGGGGCTAGGGATTATAGGCAGTCTGCTTTCCGCACTCCTTTTAACAGGATTGGGCGATGGTATTTGGACTTTTCTTCCATGGGGAATCTGCGGAAGATTTTCTGAAATGTTACTTTTATCAAGTTCAAGAAATATTGATTTTTTACAATCTGATGGTATGATACAAAGTATGATATTTATTTTAATTTTCATTTTTCTTTTTCTCATAGCTCTTATTTTCTTATCCAATAAATGGGAAGTCAAAAAATCAGAAGATTAA
- a CDS encoding lantibiotic immunity ABC transporter MutE/EpiE family permease subunit, producing the protein MVNYLKSEFLKQKHRFNLKLLWLGPLVAIALVIILMGGQFFVEGAFNWWYTMILPGALSMIVSFTVSAEKKHNHHGLFSVSIDKKKLWISQLVMNTILLLFTNIIFFIVLSAVGTGIGVSIPFLNSFIASLVLFLTFAWQIPFFMFISEKIASFFSIMLSLLCNMGFGIFFAATRLWYVPFAIPARLMAPIIKVQPNGLPLEAGNHLGDTSVVFTGIVITVALYLLFSAITTLWFHHREVK; encoded by the coding sequence ATGGTTAATTATTTAAAATCGGAATTTCTAAAACAAAAGCATCGTTTTAATTTAAAGTTGCTTTGGTTAGGCCCATTGGTTGCAATTGCTCTTGTAATTATTCTAATGGGTGGCCAATTCTTTGTGGAAGGTGCATTTAACTGGTGGTATACCATGATTTTACCGGGTGCTCTTTCAATGATCGTATCCTTTACGGTTTCTGCGGAGAAAAAGCACAATCATCATGGTTTATTTTCTGTTTCTATTGACAAAAAAAAGTTATGGATTTCACAGCTTGTTATGAACACTATCTTGTTACTTTTTACAAATATAATATTTTTTATCGTTCTATCAGCTGTTGGAACGGGCATTGGTGTATCAATCCCCTTCTTAAATAGCTTCATAGCAAGTTTGGTTCTATTTTTAACTTTTGCATGGCAAATACCTTTTTTTATGTTTATTAGTGAAAAGATTGCTTCTTTTTTCTCAATTATGCTAAGTTTGCTTTGTAATATGGGATTTGGTATCTTTTTTGCAGCGACAAGATTGTGGTATGTTCCATTTGCAATTCCAGCAAGGTTAATGGCCCCTATTATTAAAGTTCAACCGAATGGTTTACCGCTTGAAGCAGGAAATCATTTAGGCGACACCTCTGTTGTTTTTACAGGTATTGTAATAACAGTTGCGTTGTATTTACTCTTCTCGGCCATAACTACATTGTGGTTTCATCATAGGGAGGTAAAATAA
- a CDS encoding lantibiotic protection ABC transporter ATP-binding protein, whose amino-acid sequence MENILTTKDLCKNFKKQKANDNISITVRKNSIYGLLGPNGAGKSTLLKMITGMIQPSSGEIYFNGKHWKRKNLSNIGALIESPPIYENLTAFENLKVRALLYNLPNSRIKEVLEIVELTNTGKKKSGQFSMGMKQRLGIAMALLNNPTLLILDEPTNGLDPIGIQDLRELILSFPQKGISVILSSHILSEVEQIADDIGIIANGKLWYEDSIHKNEDLESLFMEVVRKSGAYNG is encoded by the coding sequence ATGGAAAACATATTAACTACAAAAGATTTATGCAAAAACTTCAAAAAACAAAAAGCAAATGATAATATTTCAATTACCGTTAGAAAAAATAGCATTTATGGCTTGCTTGGGCCGAATGGTGCAGGTAAATCTACATTGCTTAAAATGATAACAGGTATGATACAGCCATCATCAGGTGAGATTTATTTTAACGGCAAGCATTGGAAAAGAAAAAATTTATCGAATATTGGTGCTTTAATTGAGTCTCCACCTATTTATGAAAATTTAACAGCATTTGAAAACTTGAAAGTTAGAGCGTTGCTATATAATTTGCCAAATAGCAGAATAAAAGAAGTGCTTGAAATTGTAGAACTTACTAACACAGGTAAGAAAAAATCAGGACAATTTTCAATGGGTATGAAGCAAAGACTGGGTATAGCTATGGCACTTTTAAACAATCCAACGCTGTTAATCCTTGATGAACCAACAAACGGACTTGACCCGATTGGCATACAGGATTTAAGAGAACTTATTTTGTCCTTTCCACAAAAAGGCATAAGCGTTATTTTATCAAGTCATATATTGTCTGAGGTAGAACAAATAGCAGATGATATTGGCATTATAGCGAATGGGAAACTTTGGTATGAGGATTCAATCCATAAAAATGAGGATTTGGAAAGTCTCTTTATGGAAGTTGTAAGAAAGTCAGGTGCTTATAATGGTTAA
- a CDS encoding nitroreductase family protein yields the protein MREIEKRRSIRNYLNKKVEKEKLMQVLEGARLAPSGSNTQPWRFIIIEAEETKEKLAMADHQQEWMVAAPIFIVCVADIRSRISMDTDITLNENSSEPELKQIIRDTAIAMEHILLEAENLGLSTCWTAWFEQEAVRPILNIPEDKYVCGIITLGYGDEKPKQRPRKKIEEIVRYETWQ from the coding sequence ATGAGGGAGATAGAAAAGAGAAGAAGCATTCGTAACTATTTAAATAAAAAGGTGGAAAAGGAAAAACTGATGCAAGTACTGGAAGGTGCCAGACTGGCACCTTCCGGCAGCAACACGCAACCTTGGAGATTTATTATTATTGAAGCAGAGGAGACAAAGGAAAAGCTGGCTATGGCAGATCATCAACAAGAATGGATGGTGGCGGCACCGATTTTTATTGTATGTGTAGCAGATATTCGAAGTCGAATTTCTATGGATACCGATATTACACTGAATGAGAACAGCTCTGAACCGGAGTTAAAGCAAATTATCAGAGATACAGCCATTGCAATGGAACATATTTTGCTTGAAGCAGAAAATCTGGGCTTATCTACTTGTTGGACTGCTTGGTTTGAGCAGGAGGCTGTTCGACCGATTTTAAATATTCCGGAGGATAAATATGTGTGTGGAATCATTACGCTGGGATATGGCGACGAAAAGCCAAAGCAGCGGCCTAGAAAAAAGATAGAAGAAATTGTGAGATATGAGACATGGCAGTAA
- a CDS encoding GNAT family N-acetyltransferase, with translation MIRKFKNEDLEIIMELWLNTNIHAHDFIAEDYWRNNFELVKGMLPCAELYVCEIENEIKAFVGIDNGYIAGIFVSGEMQSKGLGKQLLEKAKELYASLSLNVYKKNVKAVHFYQRENFVIEKEQVDENTGELEYFMVWSK, from the coding sequence ATGATTAGAAAATTTAAAAACGAAGATTTAGAAATAATAATGGAGCTATGGTTAAATACAAATATACACGCGCACGATTTTATTGCTGAGGATTATTGGAGAAATAATTTTGAATTGGTTAAGGGCATGCTTCCGTGTGCAGAACTCTATGTTTGCGAAATTGAGAACGAAATTAAGGCTTTTGTGGGAATTGATAATGGGTACATAGCCGGAATATTTGTATCGGGGGAAATGCAGTCGAAGGGACTCGGCAAACAATTGCTTGAAAAAGCAAAAGAGCTTTATGCTTCCCTTAGTTTAAACGTTTATAAAAAGAATGTAAAAGCCGTCCATTTTTATCAGAGAGAAAACTTTGTAATTGAAAAAGAACAAGTGGATGAAAATACGGGAGAGCTTGAATATTTCATGGTATGGAGTAAATAA
- a CDS encoding nitrogenase iron protein NifH — protein sequence MKKIAIYGKGGIGKSTTVANVSAALSREGIRVMQIGCDPKSDSTVNLTGGQRIPTVLDVIREKGEKTKLEDITFEGSFQVICVEAGGPMPGTGCAGRGIIAAFEKLEELRAYEIYRPDIILYDVLGDVVCGGFAMPIRNGYADRVCVVTSGEMMSLYAAGNIASAVRSYGARGYAEMGGLILNKKGIEGEEEIVRKAADEMETTVLFTVERDQTVQKAEAVHKTVVEAFPESRQAEAYRSLAFKLLEE from the coding sequence ATGAAAAAAATAGCAATATACGGAAAAGGGGGAATCGGCAAGTCAACGACGGTAGCAAATGTTTCCGCAGCACTCTCCAGAGAAGGAATTCGAGTGATGCAGATTGGATGCGACCCCAAATCTGATTCAACCGTTAATTTGACAGGAGGACAACGGATTCCCACAGTGCTCGATGTCATAAGAGAAAAGGGGGAAAAGACAAAACTGGAGGATATTACCTTTGAGGGAAGCTTTCAAGTAATCTGCGTCGAAGCAGGAGGACCGATGCCCGGAACCGGTTGTGCAGGAAGGGGAATTATTGCAGCATTTGAAAAGCTGGAAGAATTGAGGGCATATGAAATCTACAGACCGGATATCATCTTGTATGACGTACTGGGAGACGTGGTTTGCGGCGGGTTTGCAATGCCGATTCGGAACGGCTATGCAGATCGTGTCTGTGTTGTGACCTCAGGTGAGATGATGTCCTTATATGCAGCAGGTAATATTGCCAGTGCGGTTCGCTCATACGGTGCGAGAGGCTATGCCGAAATGGGAGGTCTGATCTTGAACAAAAAAGGCATTGAAGGCGAGGAAGAAATCGTGAGAAAAGCAGCAGACGAAATGGAGACGACAGTGCTTTTTACGGTGGAACGGGATCAGACTGTGCAAAAGGCAGAAGCGGTACATAAAACGGTCGTCGAAGCATTCCCGGAAAGCAGACAGGCAGAAGCATATCGAAGCTTGGCATTCAAGCTTCTTGAAGAATAG
- a CDS encoding nitrogenase component 1 — translation MRLKRLSEIQSSKDIFGDCSAISCGVFCPTFGVSVCAPLIQDGAVLIVGTPECTWYAKNSSIYHAIDPGWDRFYCCAMEEQDITFGENGAIIKAICDIAAESDIHCIFLASTCVPEIIGDDLEAIAKAGEKLSGIPVLPVRIAHYDHKCNEFGVAVSRTLESLGSLMEAQPKQPKTVNLLGRNFHSAVDGSLRDTELVKLLQTHGIAIQRILPDRCSTSELKKAPSVALNIVTNEVGRELAYYMEKHFGIPYVLFEPSFDLDYIRAGYDKLQKCLGISMEQELCGRKREAKAAIHNGRRLLQGKSFINGGRPPDAFEAAEFLAEMGMKPLLIHAYRLCENSSKRIEKILQRGWNPYVNYVANPEGAAALTEELAPDIYIGHGDAERLIDRGIKQIEMLLPPGKLGYEAIVYAVSALTGVGRREFI, via the coding sequence ATGCGACTGAAACGATTATCAGAAATTCAGAGCAGCAAGGATATCTTTGGCGATTGCAGTGCCATCTCCTGCGGCGTTTTTTGCCCCACCTTCGGCGTTTCTGTCTGTGCTCCCTTGATACAGGATGGAGCCGTTCTGATTGTAGGAACTCCCGAATGTACATGGTATGCGAAAAACAGCAGCATTTACCATGCAATAGACCCGGGCTGGGATCGGTTTTACTGCTGTGCGATGGAAGAGCAGGATATTACCTTTGGAGAGAATGGCGCTATCATAAAAGCAATTTGCGACATTGCAGCGGAGTCTGACATCCATTGCATCTTCTTGGCGAGCACCTGCGTTCCGGAAATCATAGGAGACGATTTGGAAGCCATTGCAAAAGCTGGCGAAAAACTATCAGGAATCCCAGTCCTTCCTGTACGCATTGCACATTATGACCATAAATGCAATGAATTCGGAGTCGCCGTTTCCCGCACTTTGGAATCATTGGGAAGCTTAATGGAAGCACAGCCGAAACAGCCGAAAACGGTAAATCTTCTTGGAAGAAACTTTCACTCCGCTGTGGATGGCTCTCTGAGAGATACGGAATTGGTAAAGCTGCTCCAAACGCATGGGATTGCAATACAAAGAATTCTTCCGGATCGTTGCAGTACCTCAGAACTTAAAAAAGCCCCATCTGTGGCTCTCAATATTGTGACAAACGAAGTGGGGCGTGAGCTTGCATACTATATGGAAAAACATTTTGGAATTCCATATGTCCTCTTTGAGCCTTCTTTCGATTTGGATTATATAAGAGCCGGTTATGACAAATTGCAGAAGTGCCTCGGCATTTCCATGGAGCAGGAACTTTGCGGACGGAAGCGTGAGGCAAAAGCTGCAATCCATAACGGCAGACGTCTTCTTCAAGGGAAGTCTTTCATCAACGGAGGTAGACCGCCGGATGCCTTTGAAGCAGCAGAGTTTCTTGCAGAAATGGGAATGAAACCGCTTCTTATCCATGCATACAGACTGTGTGAAAACAGCAGCAAAAGGATAGAAAAAATACTGCAAAGAGGGTGGAACCCATATGTAAATTATGTGGCAAACCCAGAAGGGGCTGCTGCGTTGACGGAAGAACTTGCACCGGATATTTACATAGGGCATGGCGATGCAGAACGCTTGATTGATAGGGGAATCAAGCAAATTGAGATGTTGCTTCCTCCCGGAAAGCTCGGTTACGAAGCCATCGTTTACGCAGTATCCGCTTTGACCGGAGTTGGAAGGAGGGAATTCATTTGA
- a CDS encoding nitrogenase component 1, giving the protein MKLYKNYPVPSDRMGLLWTLSGIKDLVLVEFGPEGTTRYLLESLKYFGEEANAKIFTTMMDEDVVIMGNAERLRKTLVEVDEMYSPEYIFVVESSVGAVIGMDIEGLCREFQQSVKAKLLSVKGGGLSGIWTTGVEEALSMLAEIAEEKISEKENYNILGCCADELNHKAEADAITAMMEKAFALKVNCILSASASIEDCKKMGKSALNVVLRKEALPAAQTLEKKFGTPYVYGRPYGLDGTQSWLEEMEEKLGREGNWKAVNVEMEALRSLILQLKQKIEHGAVRKLVISGHSETVKGLTAFASLELGLPVLYLKSAWSAPKEEAAVTEEEYRHLLEESGTFVLVDGLHSRLADEKRRIQTAHPILEGITVPQPGLMGIKGAAYIVRKLIDL; this is encoded by the coding sequence TTGAAGCTTTATAAGAACTATCCAGTCCCGTCCGACCGAATGGGACTCCTATGGACACTAAGCGGAATCAAAGATCTAGTTTTGGTTGAATTCGGACCGGAAGGAACTACAAGATACTTGTTGGAATCCTTAAAGTATTTCGGAGAAGAGGCAAACGCCAAAATATTTACCACGATGATGGATGAAGATGTCGTCATCATGGGCAATGCCGAAAGGCTTCGAAAGACACTGGTCGAGGTAGATGAAATGTATTCCCCTGAGTATATATTTGTGGTGGAGTCCTCCGTAGGAGCCGTCATCGGAATGGATATAGAGGGCTTATGCAGAGAGTTTCAGCAGTCGGTAAAAGCCAAGCTTCTTTCTGTCAAGGGGGGCGGACTTTCCGGAATCTGGACGACAGGCGTTGAAGAAGCTTTGAGTATGCTCGCAGAGATTGCAGAAGAAAAGATAAGTGAAAAAGAAAATTACAATATTCTGGGATGCTGTGCCGATGAACTGAATCATAAAGCGGAAGCAGATGCAATCACAGCCATGATGGAAAAAGCGTTTGCGCTTAAGGTAAATTGTATCTTATCTGCTTCTGCATCGATAGAAGACTGTAAAAAGATGGGGAAATCCGCATTGAATGTCGTATTGCGCAAAGAAGCCTTGCCGGCGGCTCAGACTCTCGAAAAAAAATTTGGAACACCGTATGTGTACGGAAGGCCTTATGGATTAGACGGAACACAGAGCTGGCTTGAAGAAATGGAAGAAAAGCTCGGGAGAGAAGGGAATTGGAAGGCTGTGAACGTAGAAATGGAAGCGTTAAGATCACTTATTTTACAGCTGAAGCAGAAGATAGAACACGGAGCTGTAAGAAAACTCGTTATAAGCGGGCATTCGGAAACGGTAAAGGGATTAACTGCATTTGCTTCTTTGGAACTAGGCTTACCGGTTCTTTATTTGAAAAGTGCATGGAGCGCTCCAAAGGAGGAGGCAGCTGTGACAGAAGAAGAATACCGGCACCTGCTGGAAGAGAGCGGAACCTTTGTACTGGTAGACGGACTGCACAGCAGGCTCGCAGATGAGAAGAGGAGAATTCAGACCGCACAT